GATTAAGACAGACTATTCTAGAGCCGCCAGTGTTGCGTTTACAGCCGCCGGAAATAATTTTGAACTGGCGATCGCAGTGGCGATCGCAGTGTTTGGCATTAATTCGGGTGTGGCATTTGCTGCTGTTGTCGGGCCTCTGGTAGAAGTGCCTGTGTTGATTGGTCTGGTTAATGTTGCTTTCTGGTTTGAAAAACGTTATTTTACAACATCTGAGTCAAGAACCTTTTAAATATTTGAAAAATCCGACGAGGAGCAAAATTATGGCACTGCTAAAAACTCATGTGGCTTTGAATGTTACTGATATTGAGAAGTCTGTAACATTTTATCGGGCAATGTTTGGCGTCGAACCTGTGAAATATAAGCATGACTACGCCAAGTTTGATATTTCTAGTCCAGCGTTAAATCTAACACTAAATTTAGCATCTAGTATTCAGGTTGGTGGTGCATTGTCTCACTTGGGTGTACAAGTTGAAAGTACAGAAGAAGTGCGATCGGCTATCCAAAGGTTTACGGAGGCAGGATTGGCATTATTTACTGAGGATGATACTGATTGTTGCTACGCTTTGCAAGATAAAGTTTGGGTAACAGATCCAGATGGGAATCGCTGGGAAGTCTTTGTGGTGAAGGTGGGAGATACAACGCCAGAACAAAATTTGGTGGTGGGACAGGCTGTTAATAAGTCGTGTTGTGGGTAAAAAGAAAGAAGAGAAAACGAACCGCCAAGACCCTAAGGACGCAAAGGTAAGAATTGATGAAGAAGGTAATGTTTGTTTGTAAGCATAATTCGCGGCGATCGCAAATGGCAGAGGGATTTACGCGAATATTAGGAGAAGGTAAAGTTGCTGTTGCTAGTTCAGGTTTGGCAGCAAGTGAGGTAGATCCTGTCACTGTTGAGGTTATGGCGGAAATTGGGATTGATATTAGCAATCAAACTTCTAAGCCTTTAAGTGATTTCAATGCTGATGATTATAATGCTGTGATTTCATTATGTGGTTGTGGTGTTAATTTACCTGAAGAGTGGGTATTAAGAGAGGTGTTTGAAGATTGGCAACTTGATGACCCCGCAGGGCAATCAATTGAAACTTTTCGCCGCGTTCGAGATGAAGTTAAGGAACGAGTTGTAAACTTAATTGAGAGACTCAATTAATAATTGCTACGACTATAAAACAGGAGTCAGAATACAGAATTCAGAATACTCCTATAGAATTCATACTGAATTCTGACTCCTGAGTTCTGAATTCTTCTGATAAATTAGGTTAGCGATCGCTCGAAGTAATTTAGCTGGCTCCACAGGCTTGGTGATATGCCGCTCAAATCCGGCGGCAATTACCTGTTGATAATCAGCCTCACCAGCATAAGCTGTCAGGGCGATCGCCGGAATTTCCCCTCCTTCTTCTAGTGACATCGCTCTAATTTGACGAATCAGCATATAGCCGTCTACTTCCGGCATTCCAATGTCGCTTAACAGCAGATTTGGCTGGAACTGAGGCATAATTCCTAGTGCTTCTATCGCCGATGCAGACTGAATTACTACCGCGCCAGATTGCTCTAAAATAAAAGCAATTAATTCTCGCGTATCACGCTCATCATCTACAAGCAGAACTTTCAACCCATTTAAATCGGGCAAATCATCAGGTCGAGAGACAACTTGGTGACTATTTAGATCGATCTCGATCAGCGGTAACATGACTGTAAAGGTTGCTCCCTGTTCTTCACCGAAACTTTCTGCCTTAACTGTGCCGCCATGTAACTCGACAATATGACGAACAATAGCTAATCCCAATCCCAGTCCGCCGAATTTTCTAGTGGTTGCGCCATCAGCTTGTCGGAAGTAGTCAAAGACATAAGGTAAAAAGTCAGAGCTAATTCCCTTACCTGTATCACGCACTTGCAGCTGAACCTGAGAACCAATAGACTGTAAACTGATTTCTACCTGTCCACCTTGGGGTGTAAACTTAATCGCATTGGAAAGTAAATTCCAGATAACTTGTTGCAAGCGACTGGAATCACCTGTTACTAAAAATTTGGAGTTGCGACTTTGGGGTGTTTCTAGCACAATTTGAACTGGGGATTTGAGATTGTCTGGTTGCTGATTAAAATGGATCGATTCTAAATTTCTGTCAGAATTTTCTAATTCAAAATCTAAAATTGTAAATTTCAAATTAATAGATTTGGCTTCAGCAGCTAGACGTACAGTTTCTATGGCTGCGGCGATCGCAGTTTCCAGATTCACAGGAGCAATATTCAGACTCAGTTTACCTTGCAGAATGCGAGATACATCTAACAAATCTTCGATTAATTGAGTTTGCAACTTGGCATTGCGCTCAATGGTTTCCAGAGCGCGAGTAGTGGTTGCTTCATCATACTTTTTCATTTGGAGTAACTTCGACCATCCCAGGATTGGGTTTAGCGGCGTGCGAAGTTCGTGAGAAAGAACCGCCAAAAATTCATCTTTGATTCGGTTAGCTTGGATCAATTCTTCCTTCCGTCGCTGTAACGAAGCCATTAACTGAGCGCGTTCCAGAGCAACCGCTACCTGATCGGAAGTTGCTTGTAATAGAGCAATTTCCCCAGAAGTAAAGTGAGTACGGGTGCGACTAGCAAAGGAAAGGACACCAAGCAGCTTACCCTGAGCAATTAATGGTTGACCTGCGTAAGCTGTAATTTCTAAAGCACGGAGAATGTGAGCATTTGGATGGGTAGAATGCGGCACATTATTGACGACGATTTGACGGCGTTCTTGCACCACTAGTCCGCACATCCCCTCATTCAATTCCAGGTATTCAATTGCTTGAAATACTTCATCAGTAATACCGTTCCAAGCCACTAATCGAAGTTTCTGCTTGTTTTCGTGTGTATCAATTAGATAGTGAAAGTAAAAATGCAAATCCATCTGCGCCGATAGTTTGCTAAACAAGCTGTTCATGAGATCCAAGGGGCGCTCGGTTGAAAGCAAATCACTGGTTGTTTCTGAGAGGAGTTTAAGTCGTTCACTGCGCTCTTGTAAGGCTTGTTCTGCAAGCTGACGTTCGCGAAGGGCGCGTTCGCGTTCGGTGATGTCAATCGCAACTCCCCCTACTAGGCGTTGCCCAGATGCATCGGCAATGGGAAACTTATAGATCAAAAATTCGCCAAGAGTGCCATCTGTGCGTGGAGCAGACTCGATAGTTTGAATAACTTGATTCGTCTCGGCAACTATTCTAATGTTATCGAGGAGGGGTTGAGCGATTTGGACTGGGTAGAGGTCAACAATGTTTTTATTAATCGCCTTATTTTTTGCTAAATTAAATGTCCTCAAATAAGTTGGACTGAGGTAAAGTACACGCCCCTCTGCATTGGTAATCCAGGCGGCGGCGGGGATATTATCCATAAAAGCTTGAAATTGCTCTTGACTCTGACTCAGCGCTTTTTTCGCTTGTTTGAGATCGCTAATATCCAGAATTAATGCGACTGATTTCTGACGAGATTCTCCCAAAAGGGAATAGCCAACGACAACCGGCACGATGGAACCATCTTTGCGAATACATTCTTTTTCATAAGGAGTGCAGGTTCCCTTCGCTGTTGCCTCAGCAATAGCTAGTTCATCTAAATAAAGATACTCAGAGGGGGTAATATCAGCCCATCGTAATTTCCCTGCTTGAATATCCTCTTGGGTATAGCCGACAATTCGCAAAAACTCGTCGTTGGCTTCCGTGATGCTACCATTAACATCACCAAAAATAATACCAACTACATTCGCTTTGACAAAACTCCTGAGCCGCTCCTCGCTTGCTTGAATTGCCTTCTCTGCCTGCTTGCGAGGGCTGATATCTGTAGTGCTACCAACTAAGCGTACTGGATTTCCATCAGCATCACGTTGTACCACTACCACCTGATCTAATACGTGTATATATTGATTATTCTGGTGGCGAATTCGATACTCAGCAGTATAGCGATCGCTATTTGCCAAAGCAACTACCGCCTCTTCTTGTACACGTTGCAAATCTTCTGGATGGACAAGTTCACACCACCAATTACCCGTTGGTTGAGCTTCTGCGAGGGAATAGCCCAAAATTCGGGTTAACCCCTCGGTTCTTTCAACGGTATTCTGTTCTAGATTCCAATCATAGATGAGACAATTGACGGCAGAGGCGGCTAACTCAAACCGCTCGTTAGCTTGCTTTAATGCTACTTCTGCTTGGTTGCGTACACTCAAATCAACAACAAAGCCAATGACGGTTTCTTCAGTGTCTCCCAACATTACAGAACCGAGCAGAACCGGAATGCGATCGCCATCTTTACGAATGTATTCTTTCTCAAAAGGCTTACAGACTCCGGTAGTTTTCAGTTCTGCCACTAAACGCTCACTTAAAATCAGATACTCAGGCGGGGTAATCTCGCGCCAGTTCATTTGATTAGCAGACAAATCTTCTCGCGTATAGCCGATCATGTTCAGAAAAGCATCATTGGCTTCCACGATCGAGCCATTATTCATATCAGTTACGACAACCCCAATGATGTTGGATTCTGCCAGTCGGCTAAACCGCATTTCGCTATTTTGCAACAAGTTTAGGCTTGTCTCTGCTTTGCGTCTAGCAGTTTGTAACTCTGAAGAAAGGGCGGTAATTAAAAAAGATACGAGTGAGAATGTGGTTAGTTGTACCAAAACTT
This Nostoc sp. C052 DNA region includes the following protein-coding sequences:
- a CDS encoding ArsI/CadI family heavy metal resistance metalloenzyme, whose amino-acid sequence is MALLKTHVALNVTDIEKSVTFYRAMFGVEPVKYKHDYAKFDISSPALNLTLNLASSIQVGGALSHLGVQVESTEEVRSAIQRFTEAGLALFTEDDTDCCYALQDKVWVTDPDGNRWEVFVVKVGDTTPEQNLVVGQAVNKSCCG
- the arsC gene encoding arsenate reductase, glutathione/glutaredoxin type — encoded protein: MKKVMFVCKHNSRRSQMAEGFTRILGEGKVAVASSGLAASEVDPVTVEVMAEIGIDISNQTSKPLSDFNADDYNAVISLCGCGVNLPEEWVLREVFEDWQLDDPAGQSIETFRRVRDEVKERVVNLIERLN
- a CDS encoding PAS domain S-box protein; protein product: MMVKVPEKILMMRSRLIAYGVMILTIIAALLLTKLLLPVFEPSVFTLFYAAVAVSAWYGGMRLGVLAIALSVAISLYFLMEPVYSFHFLSLKVLVQLTTFSLVSFLITALSSELQTARRKAETSLNLLQNSEMRFSRLAESNIIGVVVTDMNNGSIVEANDAFLNMIGYTREDLSANQMNWREITPPEYLILSERLVAELKTTGVCKPFEKEYIRKDGDRIPVLLGSVMLGDTEETVIGFVVDLSVRNQAEVALKQANERFELAASAVNCLIYDWNLEQNTVERTEGLTRILGYSLAEAQPTGNWWCELVHPEDLQRVQEEAVVALANSDRYTAEYRIRHQNNQYIHVLDQVVVVQRDADGNPVRLVGSTTDISPRKQAEKAIQASEERLRSFVKANVVGIIFGDVNGSITEANDEFLRIVGYTQEDIQAGKLRWADITPSEYLYLDELAIAEATAKGTCTPYEKECIRKDGSIVPVVVGYSLLGESRQKSVALILDISDLKQAKKALSQSQEQFQAFMDNIPAAAWITNAEGRVLYLSPTYLRTFNLAKNKAINKNIVDLYPVQIAQPLLDNIRIVAETNQVIQTIESAPRTDGTLGEFLIYKFPIADASGQRLVGGVAIDITERERALRERQLAEQALQERSERLKLLSETTSDLLSTERPLDLMNSLFSKLSAQMDLHFYFHYLIDTHENKQKLRLVAWNGITDEVFQAIEYLELNEGMCGLVVQERRQIVVNNVPHSTHPNAHILRALEITAYAGQPLIAQGKLLGVLSFASRTRTHFTSGEIALLQATSDQVAVALERAQLMASLQRRKEELIQANRIKDEFLAVLSHELRTPLNPILGWSKLLQMKKYDEATTTRALETIERNAKLQTQLIEDLLDVSRILQGKLSLNIAPVNLETAIAAAIETVRLAAEAKSINLKFTILDFELENSDRNLESIHFNQQPDNLKSPVQIVLETPQSRNSKFLVTGDSSRLQQVIWNLLSNAIKFTPQGGQVEISLQSIGSQVQLQVRDTGKGISSDFLPYVFDYFRQADGATTRKFGGLGLGLAIVRHIVELHGGTVKAESFGEEQGATFTVMLPLIEIDLNSHQVVSRPDDLPDLNGLKVLLVDDERDTRELIAFILEQSGAVVIQSASAIEALGIMPQFQPNLLLSDIGMPEVDGYMLIRQIRAMSLEEGGEIPAIALTAYAGEADYQQVIAAGFERHITKPVEPAKLLRAIANLIYQKNSELRSQNSV